The window ctTAACCTCAGGGAAGACAAGAATAACACGTTAGCAGCACTAACAGAGGAGTCATTGAGGGGAACAACTTCCCCCACAGTTTAACACACACTAGCTCTGCCGGGTCAAGTGGTTTGGACTCATAGTCCACTAGAGAGCGTCATGGTATACCTGAAATGTTGAAAAACTCTGGTTCTGCCACATCTCGGGGGAcctgcattcacacacagacacacacaatcagtCATTGGTTTATTTTGGGATATTtcttggcacaaaaaaaagcaaacaaacaaaccaacgacgCCTCCACACCTCCTGCCGTTTGAATGCCTCAGTTGCCTCGACCATCTCGAGCATCTGGACCATCTCACGATCTCTTTCCTTTTCAGAATCGCTCGACTCGGTCCGTCTCTCCCCCCCAACCCGGAGGTCCGGGTCTGAGACAGGGTGGATGTTTGCAGTCCGTTTCCATAGAAACAGCACCGGTTCAGGCAAGACTGAGGGGGGGAAATGGCTTTGAGGTGTATTTTTGAAAAGGTTACTTTAGTCAAATAGTTTTAAAGTCGCAGTAGATACGTCCAAGGTTGTTTGGCACACCTGTGCCCCCctagccgcccccccctccccacccggTGTGTTACTCACCGCTGCAGGGGTTGTTGAAGAGCTCAGCAGGAGAGGGCCTCAGGTGGGAAGGAGACGGGGGGTAGAGTGGTGGCTCGGTCTCAATCAGAGGGTCGtcgatctgctgctgcagcacctcCGGGTTGATCTGCGTCTCCGAGTCGAAGAAGATcagctgcctcttcctcttcgccCTCACCTTTGCAGGCGGCTCATCCTGGGAATTGGAGGGGTGTGAGAAGTAAGTTTAGAATAAATGTCCCCCAGCTATCAAGTTATTAGTCTGGGAGCCactttaaaataacaacaatacttttcctttttattcgTCAGAAACCAATGAATCccatttgatttaataaaacgGTATTACCAATTACAAGGACAGTTTCGATTGCTTTGAAATCATCAACATGTATAACTGCAGACTCATCACTGCTTGCACctctggcggcggcggcggtcttTCCCGCTCCGCCCCCGACGGCGGGGACGGGACGGTTGCCCCGGAGACGGGGGTGACCTGGTCCGACGGGGGTCCAGGCTTCTCCCCGGGCAGGTTGGACCCCTCCTGAGGCGTCAGGACGGCGTCCTCGCGAGAAGGCACGGTGGGCTGTGATCTGACACAAGCAGAAACGCCGTCAGTgattcctgccccccccccccctgtgagggtcCGCGTGTCCATGGGCATCGGGACCATTTACTCTACGGGGGATCCTGGGAGCTCTTTCGTTCCGTCTCTCTCCGGGGCTTCGTCTCTTCCgcccctctccacctccctctctccgtctcccggCGTCACTTCCCCTCTCGGCATCTCGAAGCCCTCTTTAGGAAATGATTAAACAACGACAATAAGATCCCATGTCCTTCTCTTGTCTCTCGGGAGAAAAGGAGCTCCCAGTTTTGACACTCACCTTCCGGAAAGTTATCCGTTTGGGCCAAGAGCAAGTCGAGAGTGTCTGGATGCTGATCGCTGAGCTCCTCGCCCTCAAACTAGCGGTGAGAAGAAGGAAGACGGAGAAGAAGGATGAGACCAGCGGGACACGCAGCAACACGTGTCCATCTTAGAAAGAGTTTCTCCGGAAGGTCGCACCTCTGCGACCGGGATGCCGACAGgctccgtctccctcagagTGATGCGGTCTGGAGACGCAGTTATGCCTGCGGGCGAATATGGGGGACgtcaatgaaaaatgtaaacaacagCATTTCTACAACAACGCAAACAGCAGGAGGGGGACAGCAGCTAATCGAGCTGCAACTAGCAGTGAAATGCATCTTCCTCCAATTAGGAGGATCAGGTGTTTCAGCGCTGCCATGAGCCGACCTCTACAGGAACTGGCCTTACAcggcctctctcctctctgctgctctggataattcaaattgaaattcattttaattttgaacTTGACAATTCATTTTGAACTTGCTCTGTTGCATAGCAACGCGTGCAGACAAAAggcctctcctcttcctttcctACCGAGGCTTTCTGAAGGAAGCCAAACGCCGCTCAGTTACACACATTTGATGGTTCAAATTCTACCGCATGTCAGTTCATTCTGTTTTCTGGACCTGCAGTGACCCGATGCCCTGAAGAGATCACTGTTTTCATGTCATTTCAGTCACCCTACCGCTCTCTACTTCAGCAGCACTTGGAGTCGGACTCATTTCCGGATGCTCGGGAGACGATTCTCTCAGATACTCTCGACCCATCTCCGGGACAGAAGAGCACAAACATCTTATCAGTACACAAGCGTTGGCTACGTGTCAAATCGGCTTTTGTtgatttggtgtttttgtcACCTGTAGCAGTGTATTGGGACTGGGTGTGGTCTCCTGCATGTACATCACACCGAATAGAGGATCAGGAGCTCCTTCTGCCTCCTCCAGGAGAGACAGGGCGTCGGCAAAGTCCACAGCTTTCCTGCGAGTCGGAGGGAGTCGAACAGCCGTCACTTTGGGTTTTTCAGTGCAGTCAAACTTCAAATGTGGAGCCCCTCTTCTCACCTGCCGTCCCTATCCATGTCTATTTTCCGGGAGGTTTTCTGTTTGATCAGCTGTCCCACAACAGTCTGAAGTTCCTCTGGAAGGACACGAGTCGTATTACTTGTTAGTGTGAGGAACCGAGGGAAGGTCCAAACTTTTCACATCTGTTGTTATTTTATGTTGGTTTCAGAGAGAGTGGCAACATTGAAATTAGTCAAATCCAGGACGTGTTTGCAGATAAGGTGTTATATATCATATATGATATGTAAAAAACATCGGAGATTATAGTGTGTTCTTACTGAACATTTTATCGCAGTGCATCAAAAAAAATAACTGTTAACGACTGGAAGAGTTATCGGGTTTTGGTTTTAGCGGCTTTAGAATCCCTCATGTAAGCAGACCAATTCTGTAGAATTAGGGAACTGCATGGAGCCtggtgtaaaagtgtgtgtgagtctacgctttttttcatttctaaatgttctCCTCATGCTTCCATCCTGTATGCATCATCTATTTGTACAAAAAGAACCAGAGCACATGCGTTTCCTCGAGTCTGCTGACCACTTCTTACCCAGGAAAATAGCACACTGTCGGTGGAAGACGACCACGACGCCGTACTGGAGCTGGGAGGAGAGGTAGAGGGAGAAGCGAGGTCGCGGCAGCTCGGGCCGGGGGGGCGCGACCTGCTCCAGCACGTAgttcatgatgtcatcactgtATGGACATTAGCTCTATTGTAACTGGACAGATTTACCGGTCAGCCGGTTGTGAATACGTGACAGAGACTAAAATAACTTCTTACCAGGTGCTTATGACGTTGACCTTTAAGAAATCCCGGCGGGGAACTCTGATGCCTTTTGTAGCAACCAGCCTGAGGTGGACACGCAGCATTTTATATTGAATGTGGAACCCCTTAAACTGTACGAACTGGGATTTAAGTATCTTATCTGATGTAAATCctagaccacacacacacacacacacacacacacacagccctggtGGCGTTCAATGTTTGCCCAGGTTTTCACCTCACTGGTTTCTTCAgcaataacacaaatgaaaaagttGTACAAATCTGTGAACAAATATTTCAGATTAAAACATGCAAGAAAttcttcttttaatttaatgtcaaaaagcacattttgtttGAGGAAAAGTCTCATTTCAGCAATAATTTCTACTAGAAGCCTACACGCATTTATTTCCCCTCCTTTTGTCATTATGTAACCTTTGACCTTAAAGTGATCTTCAAAGCTTCCGTCTTAAAAGGCAACTTCAAAGCCTTAAACGTGTTGTTTTGGTTGCTGTCCCTGTGGCCACATATTTGTTTTCTTCGTCGCGTGCACCTGCACTCCGGGATTcgggtttttttgtctttttttttttttttttttcaaactgtaCATCCAAGTGTGTGGGCTCTAAAGAATGTAGGTTATATTTTAACTAACAATATATGATGGAAAATCTAACGTTAATTTAGATTTTAAAATTGCGTGTTTTGTAATGGAAAATGTGCGTTATACGCAGTTCTTTCACAAAATCGACAGATCTGGACAAATGTGCATTTAAAGCCTGTATGTTCATTATTGAAAATGTCTGTTGAAAGAATTTGAGGGACGATGTACGCATTTATGAGGATTTTAGGGAGGTTTTTAACGGAATATAATCATTCAGCAAAAAGCTAAAACATAGTGTAGCCCAACAGTCCGTTAACAAAAGGTACCGTTGAAGTAGCGGGAGTATCTAAAACTTGTGATCAGTCACAAATCCGGGAAGATTTAACATTAACAACGTAATGTACATGTAACGCGCGGGGACGAAATACAACCACGAGAGGCCGTTATGACGTCACCGGCTCCACTCTTCATCGTTTTAAAAGAGTCAAAAAATTCGTTTTACTCACCAG is drawn from Pungitius pungitius chromosome 11, fPunPun2.1, whole genome shotgun sequence and contains these coding sequences:
- the LOC119198097 gene encoding meiotic recombination protein REC8 homolog, with the translated sequence MFYYPTVLQRHSGCFSTIWLVATKGIRVPRRDFLKVNVISTCDDIMNYVLEQVAPPRPELPRPRFSLYLSSQLQYGVVVVFHRQCAIFLEELQTVVGQLIKQKTSRKIDMDRDGRKAVDFADALSLLEEAEGAPDPLFGVMYMQETTPSPNTLLQMGREYLRESSPEHPEMSPTPSAAEVESGITASPDRITLRETEPVGIPVAEFEGEELSDQHPDTLDLLLAQTDNFPEEGFEMPRGEVTPGDGEREVERGGRDEAPERDGTKELPGSPVESQPTVPSREDAVLTPQEGSNLPGEKPGPPSDQVTPVSGATVPSPPSGAERERPPPPPEDEPPAKVRAKRKRQLIFFDSETQINPEVLQQQIDDPLIETEPPLYPPSPSHLRPSPAELFNNPCSVLPEPVLFLWKRTANIHPVSDPDLRVGGERRTESSDSEKERDREMVQMLEMVEATEVPRDVAEPEFFNISEHGSLLLEASDQRETSREISPMYASEREGSTISRSAFALRDIPEVLDELAGIAAAESSGPLPDFPKHETAPVGFWSLLPPDADRRTVSNSFQRLLETLSARSVRVEQDEPYGDMLIFPGPNYEDVHVTF